The following are from one region of the Ruficoccus sp. ZRK36 genome:
- a CDS encoding AAA family ATPase, protein MSDKDDKNPFEELQKNIQDMIRKNPGLANMGMGVQQPGGAEHVEAPPPEQKEKDDEVLRRIREFSLKPKEIRDHLNRYVIKQAEAKKVLSVAICDHYNHVRQCLENQQLREREYSKQNILLLGPTGVGKTYLMRNIARLIGVPFIKADATKFSETGYVGYDVEDLVRDLVKAANNNVELAQYGIIYIDEIDKIASAGEGAGKDVSGRGVQINLLKLMEDTEVNLFAPNDIMGQMQAMMSMQRGGGGKKEQPKTISTRHILFIVSGAFDKLAESVKKRVEAASIGFAAHPGDEDADPYGYLKQSASADFIKYGFEPEFIGRIPVRVACESLQPTDLAEILTSSEGSLLNQYRSDFSGYDISFNITTEAIQEVARQAHAEKTGARGLMTVLERLFRDYKFELPSTAIKSFEVTTDTLTEPEKALKELIVENLHLQDDVWKADIERFSEAFRNTHGFSLQFEDAAAEVIIAAATEQDKTIRAVCEQRFKDFQHGLQIISRNTGRTEFTINEAAAQDPDKELSQWVVASFNESNG, encoded by the coding sequence ATGAGCGATAAAGACGACAAGAACCCCTTTGAGGAGCTTCAAAAAAACATTCAGGACATGATCCGGAAAAACCCCGGCCTGGCCAACATGGGCATGGGCGTGCAGCAGCCCGGCGGCGCTGAGCACGTGGAGGCCCCGCCACCCGAGCAAAAGGAAAAGGACGACGAGGTCCTGCGCCGCATCCGTGAGTTTAGCCTCAAGCCGAAGGAAATCCGCGACCACCTCAACCGCTACGTGATCAAGCAGGCGGAGGCGAAGAAAGTCCTCTCAGTCGCCATCTGCGACCACTACAACCACGTGCGCCAGTGCCTGGAAAACCAGCAACTGCGCGAGCGCGAGTACAGCAAGCAGAACATCCTCCTGCTCGGGCCGACCGGTGTGGGTAAGACCTACCTGATGCGCAATATCGCCCGCCTCATCGGCGTTCCCTTCATTAAAGCCGACGCCACCAAGTTCTCCGAGACCGGCTATGTCGGCTACGACGTGGAGGACCTCGTGCGCGATCTGGTCAAGGCCGCCAACAACAACGTCGAGCTGGCGCAATACGGGATCATTTATATCGACGAGATCGACAAGATCGCCAGTGCCGGAGAAGGCGCAGGCAAGGACGTGTCCGGACGCGGCGTGCAGATCAACCTGCTCAAGCTGATGGAGGACACTGAGGTCAATCTCTTCGCCCCCAACGACATTATGGGCCAGATGCAGGCCATGATGTCCATGCAGCGCGGGGGCGGCGGTAAAAAGGAGCAGCCCAAGACGATCAGCACGCGGCACATCCTGTTCATCGTCAGCGGTGCCTTTGACAAGCTGGCCGAATCGGTCAAAAAGCGCGTCGAGGCCGCCTCCATCGGTTTCGCCGCTCACCCCGGTGACGAGGATGCGGACCCCTACGGCTACCTCAAGCAGTCTGCCTCGGCCGACTTCATCAAGTACGGCTTCGAGCCGGAGTTCATCGGGCGTATCCCGGTGCGCGTGGCCTGCGAGTCCCTCCAGCCCACGGACCTGGCGGAGATCCTAACATCCTCCGAGGGCTCGCTGCTCAACCAGTACCGCAGTGACTTCTCCGGGTACGACATCAGCTTTAACATCACCACGGAGGCGATCCAGGAAGTCGCCCGCCAGGCCCACGCTGAGAAGACCGGCGCTCGCGGCCTCATGACCGTGCTGGAGCGGTTGTTCCGCGACTATAAGTTTGAGCTGCCCTCGACCGCGATCAAATCCTTTGAAGTCACCACCGACACCCTGACCGAGCCGGAGAAGGCGCTGAAGGAGCTGATCGTGGAAAACCTCCACCTGCAGGATGATGTCTGGAAAGCAGACATCGAGCGCTTCAGTGAGGCCTTCCGCAACACCCACGGCTTCAGCCTGCAGTTTGAGGACGCCGCCGCCGAGGTCATCATCGCCGCCGCGACCGAGCAGGACAAAACTATCCGCGCGGTCTGCGAGCAGCGCTTCAAGGACTTCCAGCACGGCCTCCAGATCATCAGCCGCAACACCGGACGCACCGAGTTTACCATCAACGAAGCAGCCGCCCAGGACCCCGACAAGGAACTCTCCCAGTGGGTCGTGGCCAGCTTCAACGAGAGCAACGGGTAA
- a CDS encoding HU family DNA-binding protein, producing MAGNLTKRDIVLAIYDKTNFPQKEVRETVQLTLDCIADALAEGRNVELRNFGVFEVQVRKSRIGRNPNRPETDVVIPTRAVIKFKAGKELKAALKDIDLDKLQEPKQD from the coding sequence ATGGCCGGGAACCTTACCAAGCGGGACATCGTACTTGCCATCTATGACAAGACCAACTTCCCGCAAAAAGAAGTCCGGGAAACGGTCCAGCTCACGCTGGATTGTATTGCCGACGCCTTGGCGGAAGGGCGTAATGTTGAGTTGCGCAATTTTGGCGTATTTGAAGTGCAGGTCCGCAAGAGCCGCATCGGACGTAACCCGAACCGCCCTGAGACCGACGTGGTCATTCCGACGCGCGCCGTGATCAAGTTCAAGGCCGGTAAGGAGCTCAAGGCTGCGCTGAAAGACATCGACCTGGATAAGCTCCAGGAGCCGAAGCAGGACTAG
- a CDS encoding metalloregulator ArsR/SmtB family transcription factor, protein MGVIQVYKCLCDEQRLRILNLLKEGPLCVCQLMEILEADQVKISKQLSYMKRMGMVEGERQAQWMVYRLADVEQPLLMENLKCLQDCAGESLAFAQDLRRRQAVVSRADGGPCSS, encoded by the coding sequence ATGGGTGTCATACAGGTCTATAAATGCCTCTGCGATGAGCAGCGGCTGCGCATCTTGAACCTCCTGAAGGAGGGGCCGCTGTGCGTGTGCCAGTTGATGGAGATTCTCGAGGCGGACCAGGTCAAGATATCCAAGCAGCTCAGCTACATGAAGCGCATGGGCATGGTCGAGGGCGAGCGTCAGGCCCAGTGGATGGTCTACCGGCTGGCCGATGTCGAGCAGCCCCTGTTGATGGAAAACCTGAAATGCCTGCAGGACTGCGCGGGTGAGTCGTTGGCTTTTGCGCAGGACCTTCGCCGCCGTCAGGCAGTCGTCAGCCGTGCTGATGGCGGCCCATGCTCTAGTTGA
- a CDS encoding permease: MLLSLIDHLVYEWMGFDPASRLGGAIHFFFYDTVKIFLLLAVMIFIIGIIRSYLPQDRLRRWMSGGGLGGNFVAALFGAVTPFCSCSSIPIFISLLRAGVPLGVTFSFLITSPLINEYLVVLMAGEFGVPVTLAYVVSGLAIGTFAGAVLGKLRLEGQLESDITTGESTSDSLVFESFGARLRYGWSEAVDVIRQIWVWVLVGVAIGAFIHNYVPQEVIQNALAATGVFSVPIATLLGVPMYGSCAAIVPVAVVLFEKGIPLGTALAFMMAMAALSLPEAVMLRRTMRLPLIALFFAITTVGIILTGYLLNFLAQYL, from the coding sequence ATGCTGCTGAGCCTGATCGACCACCTTGTCTATGAGTGGATGGGCTTCGACCCGGCCTCGCGGCTGGGCGGGGCTATTCACTTTTTCTTCTACGACACGGTAAAAATATTTCTGCTGCTGGCGGTGATGATCTTCATCATCGGCATTATCCGCAGCTACCTGCCGCAGGATCGTCTGCGCCGGTGGATGAGTGGCGGCGGGCTGGGGGGAAACTTTGTGGCCGCGCTCTTCGGGGCGGTGACGCCCTTTTGCTCGTGCTCGTCGATCCCGATTTTTATCAGCCTGCTGCGGGCCGGAGTCCCGCTGGGGGTGACCTTTTCCTTCCTTATTACCTCCCCGCTGATCAACGAGTATCTGGTCGTACTGATGGCGGGCGAGTTCGGCGTGCCGGTCACACTGGCCTATGTGGTGAGTGGCCTGGCCATCGGTACGTTTGCCGGTGCAGTGCTGGGAAAACTGCGTCTGGAAGGGCAGTTGGAGTCGGACATCACCACGGGTGAGTCCACGAGCGACAGCCTGGTTTTTGAGAGTTTCGGGGCTCGACTGCGCTATGGCTGGAGTGAGGCTGTCGATGTCATTCGGCAGATCTGGGTCTGGGTGCTGGTCGGGGTCGCCATCGGTGCCTTTATCCATAACTACGTGCCCCAGGAGGTTATACAGAATGCTCTGGCGGCGACGGGCGTGTTTTCTGTTCCGATTGCCACTCTGCTGGGGGTTCCCATGTATGGCAGCTGCGCGGCCATTGTGCCGGTGGCCGTGGTGCTCTTTGAGAAGGGCATCCCGCTGGGCACGGCACTGGCCTTTATGATGGCGATGGCGGCCCTGAGCCTGCCGGAGGCCGTTATGCTGCGCCGCACGATGCGCCTGCCGTTGATTGCGCTCTTTTTCGCGATTACGACGGTGGGCATTATATTGACCGGCTACCTCCTGAACTTTCTCGCTCAGTATCTGTGA
- a CDS encoding DUF2851 family protein has product MVEKKIHTVDIQGEYGTMTVSERVLQKIWQRGDFLQERLRTLEGQRLSIQSRGRWNHQEGPDFREASLMLDGRALEGDVEVHFYPQDWFLHGHDRDPHFDRVALHVCLFPPLKPQKPAVTAQGHWPPTLVLLDRLNQDLESYASDEALLALEQTERLAALDVMAVMPLEDRLEELRERAGRRWRQKAAFARRRLGEMEWERACHLTVLEVLGYRRNRGPMATLARRYPPAMMARLSADELYEEMTGQWALAGLRPPNHPRRRLAQYLHLLHERPDWPETLREWGLKKGLCAKASLPTGAARKRGLGTARKSLSDNVLAGAVGGSRLDTLVVDALLPLLAVKTGAELFGAWFHWWSGDMPDALKHFLAQADIVGKGRPAANGWSQGGWQLLLESGL; this is encoded by the coding sequence ATGGTCGAGAAAAAGATACATACGGTGGATATACAGGGTGAATACGGCACCATGACGGTGTCCGAGCGGGTGCTGCAAAAAATCTGGCAGCGCGGCGATTTCCTGCAGGAGCGGTTGCGTACGCTGGAGGGGCAGCGGTTGTCGATTCAGAGCCGGGGCCGGTGGAACCACCAGGAAGGGCCGGACTTCCGGGAGGCGAGCCTGATGCTGGATGGCCGCGCGCTGGAGGGAGACGTGGAGGTGCACTTTTACCCGCAGGACTGGTTCCTGCACGGGCACGACCGGGACCCGCATTTCGACCGGGTGGCACTGCACGTGTGCCTTTTTCCGCCTCTGAAGCCTCAGAAGCCCGCTGTCACTGCGCAGGGGCATTGGCCACCGACGCTGGTGTTGCTGGACCGGCTCAATCAGGACCTGGAGAGCTACGCCTCGGATGAGGCCCTGCTCGCGCTTGAGCAGACGGAGCGGCTGGCCGCGCTGGATGTGATGGCCGTGATGCCGTTGGAGGATCGCCTGGAGGAGCTGCGCGAGCGGGCGGGGCGGCGTTGGCGTCAGAAGGCCGCCTTTGCCCGTCGCAGGTTGGGTGAGATGGAGTGGGAGAGAGCCTGTCACCTGACGGTGCTGGAGGTGCTCGGCTATCGCCGTAACCGTGGCCCCATGGCGACTCTGGCGCGGCGTTATCCGCCCGCGATGATGGCCCGATTGAGTGCGGATGAGCTTTATGAGGAGATGACGGGGCAGTGGGCGCTGGCAGGGCTGCGCCCCCCGAACCACCCGCGTCGCCGCCTGGCGCAGTACCTGCACCTCCTGCACGAGCGTCCGGACTGGCCGGAGACGCTGCGTGAGTGGGGCCTTAAAAAGGGCCTCTGCGCAAAGGCCTCGCTCCCGACAGGCGCTGCGCGTAAGCGCGGTCTGGGTACGGCCCGCAAGTCCCTTTCGGATAACGTGCTGGCGGGTGCGGTGGGCGGCAGCCGACTGGACACGCTGGTGGTGGACGCCCTGCTGCCGCTGCTGGCGGTCAAGACCGGGGCGGAGCTTTTCGGGGCGTGGTTTCACTGGTGGTCCGGCGATATGCCCGATGCTCTGAAGCATTTTCTGGCGCAGGCCGATATCGTGGGTAAAGGGCGCCCGGCGGCCAACGGATGGTCGCAAGGGGGCTGGCAGCTGCTTTTGGAAAGCGGCTTGTAA
- a CDS encoding AsmA family protein: MKLLKWLLILLSVVVVLVVAGVLFVLNSASFQKSIVLGALEKQAEVPEFGYFKAGLSDVTIRSLAVEKDGMVVGLDELTLKYSFWDFLLNKEVRVDDLAVSGLVVNMRGPSVPMGPGPVIPQKSSPSEVSPQPLSEKTSGKAEHESFEPEPFKGLFTHGVLPFKLYVGKVDVDAQVLLPGRQNVKATLSGGGIEPGASGQLVLTVNFEDGAEQAQLSQGKLDATLTLTQDEDAAITRVQLAATVEGDSAVVADAPTLAFNADLAQQADKTETYLVTLAEAAKPESPLMKLDAGFDPAKERLKGTLTLAANDAQVAAVAPQDKLPTFQLDGDLDFDLDSDGGDGSVLGKFRLVLDQLTRVRPELAELGQVTLSANLEAEGADKVMTLKHATAGLASANQGQLLVLETLKPISARCGEDVEMPELSGELVRLTLNALPLSLVEPWVPGITMSGQPLSTQVLVSGVDDGAYRITFPQGLSVADLSVSKDGQALLNALTVAAQPTVTYKGDEAEVMVEGLNLSSRGVPLAQGELSLKADSLDEAQPDAQVKARLSGDLAQLLKQPALNAYNNVAAGTFSTEADVDYEEGKGEFELKAELKSLIVRQPMKQVPLMTLEAKGELDADRKIEVEAPFVLNTSEGNTDLHLKAELEKSGAVQTFDVTLEGDQLDLDGVQLLAAAFKNPNAATAAQPSSAPTAPAATPTQPTGKRSSVSPTATAGTQADSAPFWQGFAGQASAKIGKIYMQKYRLDDATFKLDLTENKLSVDPLAATFAGAPLKADALITFTPGASPYDLNSNLSFSQFNVGKFLVQEQPGATPPVTGMFDVTGTATGNGPTMNALLEKIQGKFSLVGKDGKLRVLAAAGQEGLGNLAGIGLGVASMFQKNQRTGVQTAQKLIQMLQQIDYDRFAIVAERAQNLDINLSELALTGPEIRMQGTGKVTYADGTALPNQALSGQINLAAKGNAAELFSDLRMLSNPKPDANGYYEAFSFPLKGTLSKPDFSALNQKLVSAAVATATDSDSGRMNKDQPGATTGTESGEETTEPAQSNEDAARNAVKGLLNGLFNNK; the protein is encoded by the coding sequence ATGAAACTGTTAAAGTGGCTCCTCATTCTCCTCTCCGTCGTGGTCGTCCTCGTGGTGGCCGGCGTTCTCTTTGTTCTTAATAGTGCCAGCTTCCAGAAATCGATCGTACTCGGTGCGCTCGAGAAGCAGGCCGAGGTGCCCGAGTTCGGGTACTTTAAAGCCGGGCTGAGCGATGTGACCATCCGCTCGCTGGCGGTGGAAAAAGACGGCATGGTCGTCGGGCTCGACGAGCTGACCCTGAAGTATTCGTTCTGGGACTTTCTGCTGAACAAGGAAGTCCGGGTGGACGATCTGGCCGTGAGCGGTCTGGTGGTGAATATGCGCGGGCCGTCGGTCCCGATGGGTCCCGGACCGGTGATCCCTCAAAAGAGCAGCCCGAGCGAGGTCTCGCCGCAGCCGTTGTCAGAAAAGACATCCGGCAAGGCCGAGCATGAGTCTTTCGAGCCGGAGCCCTTCAAGGGTCTTTTCACCCATGGGGTGCTGCCCTTTAAGCTCTACGTGGGCAAGGTCGATGTGGACGCCCAGGTGTTGCTGCCCGGCCGCCAGAACGTGAAGGCGACGCTGAGCGGCGGAGGGATCGAGCCCGGCGCCAGTGGTCAGCTTGTGCTGACTGTGAACTTTGAAGACGGGGCTGAGCAGGCGCAGCTCAGCCAGGGTAAGCTCGACGCGACGCTGACCCTGACGCAGGACGAGGACGCTGCCATCACACGTGTGCAGCTGGCCGCCACGGTCGAGGGGGACAGTGCGGTGGTCGCCGATGCCCCGACCCTTGCCTTTAATGCGGATCTGGCTCAGCAGGCCGACAAGACCGAGACTTACCTCGTCACGCTGGCCGAGGCCGCCAAGCCGGAGTCTCCGCTGATGAAGCTTGATGCGGGTTTCGATCCGGCCAAGGAGCGCCTCAAAGGCACGCTGACGCTGGCTGCGAACGATGCGCAGGTGGCCGCCGTCGCCCCGCAGGATAAGCTCCCGACCTTCCAGCTCGATGGCGATCTGGACTTTGACCTGGATTCGGACGGTGGCGATGGCTCGGTGCTGGGTAAGTTCCGGCTCGTGCTCGACCAGCTTACGCGGGTGCGCCCGGAGTTGGCAGAGCTGGGGCAGGTGACCTTGAGTGCGAATCTGGAGGCCGAGGGTGCCGACAAGGTCATGACCCTGAAACACGCGACCGCTGGCCTCGCCAGTGCGAATCAGGGGCAACTGCTGGTGCTCGAAACATTAAAGCCGATCTCCGCCCGGTGTGGCGAAGACGTCGAGATGCCCGAGCTGAGCGGTGAGCTCGTCCGGCTGACCCTGAATGCCCTGCCGCTTTCGCTGGTGGAGCCGTGGGTGCCCGGCATTACGATGAGCGGCCAGCCGCTCTCGACGCAGGTGCTCGTCAGCGGCGTCGATGATGGTGCTTACCGGATCACTTTCCCACAGGGGCTCAGCGTGGCCGACCTCTCCGTCTCCAAGGACGGACAGGCCCTGCTCAATGCGCTGACCGTAGCTGCCCAGCCGACTGTGACCTACAAGGGTGACGAGGCCGAGGTGATGGTCGAAGGCCTTAACCTCTCCAGCCGCGGGGTCCCGTTGGCTCAGGGTGAGCTGAGCCTGAAGGCTGACTCGCTCGACGAAGCCCAACCCGATGCCCAGGTCAAGGCCCGCCTCTCCGGCGACCTGGCGCAGCTGCTGAAGCAGCCTGCCCTGAACGCCTATAACAACGTGGCTGCCGGGACCTTCTCGACGGAGGCCGATGTTGACTACGAGGAGGGTAAGGGGGAATTCGAGCTCAAGGCAGAGCTGAAGAGCCTCATCGTGCGCCAGCCCATGAAGCAGGTGCCGCTCATGACTCTGGAGGCGAAAGGCGAGCTCGATGCCGACCGCAAGATAGAGGTCGAGGCACCCTTCGTCCTGAATACTTCCGAGGGTAACACTGATCTCCACCTCAAGGCCGAACTCGAAAAGAGCGGTGCCGTGCAGACCTTTGACGTGACCCTGGAGGGCGACCAGCTCGACCTCGACGGGGTGCAGCTGCTTGCTGCAGCTTTTAAGAATCCCAATGCCGCCACGGCTGCGCAGCCTTCGTCTGCACCGACAGCGCCTGCTGCCACGCCGACGCAGCCCACCGGGAAACGGTCTTCTGTCAGCCCCACTGCGACCGCAGGCACGCAGGCTGATAGCGCTCCCTTCTGGCAGGGCTTTGCCGGTCAGGCTTCGGCCAAGATCGGTAAGATCTACATGCAGAAGTACCGGCTCGACGATGCGACCTTTAAGCTCGATCTGACCGAGAACAAACTGAGTGTCGATCCGCTTGCAGCGACCTTTGCCGGGGCCCCGCTCAAGGCTGATGCGCTCATCACCTTCACTCCCGGCGCAAGCCCCTACGACCTGAACAGCAACCTGAGCTTCTCCCAGTTCAATGTGGGGAAGTTCCTCGTGCAGGAGCAGCCGGGCGCGACTCCGCCGGTGACGGGCATGTTTGATGTGACCGGCACGGCCACTGGCAACGGACCGACCATGAACGCCCTGCTGGAAAAGATTCAGGGTAAGTTCAGCCTCGTCGGTAAGGACGGTAAGCTGCGTGTGCTCGCTGCTGCTGGCCAGGAGGGGCTCGGCAATCTGGCGGGGATTGGGCTCGGGGTTGCCTCCATGTTTCAGAAAAATCAGCGGACAGGTGTGCAGACTGCCCAGAAGCTTATCCAAATGCTTCAGCAGATCGACTACGACCGCTTCGCCATCGTGGCCGAGCGTGCGCAAAACCTCGACATCAACCTGAGCGAGCTGGCCCTGACCGGCCCGGAGATCCGTATGCAGGGCACGGGTAAGGTCACCTACGCCGACGGCACCGCTCTCCCGAATCAGGCGCTCAGCGGGCAGATCAATCTCGCCGCCAAGGGCAACGCTGCCGAGCTCTTCTCGGATCTGCGCATGCTGTCTAACCCCAAGCCCGACGCGAACGGCTACTATGAGGCATTCTCGTTCCCGCTGAAGGGTACGCTGTCCAAGCCCGATTTCTCTGCCCTTAATCAGAAGCTGGTGAGTGCCGCCGTGGCCACCGCCACGGATAGTGACTCTGGCCGAATGAATAAAGACCAGCCCGGGGCTACGACCGGGACCGAGTCTGGAGAGGAGACCACCGAGCCCGCACAGAGCAATGAAGACGCTGCCCGCAATGCCGTGAAGGGCTTGCTCAACGGGCTGTTTAATAATAAGTAA
- a CDS encoding anaerobic sulfatase maturase: MSVSQASAPFHIMTKPMGPLCNLDCKYCFYLEKEGLFPSNERFKMRPDLLEAYIRDYIAAQPGHTVSFAWQGGEPTLAGVKFFRQVVELQRKYAAGRQIENALQTNGTLLDDEWCEFLAQEGFLVGISIDGPEQLHDAGRVDKQGRSSYRQVIRGIEMARKHKVEFNTLTVVSSANAEQPLEVYKFLRNIGSTYIQFIPLVERAADEASAELGLSLGLPPDFDNPPAPHKPIVTKWTVDSHAWGRFLCKIFDRWVTRDVGKTFVQQFDVSLGKWLGMPGGTCVLAETCGKAFALEHNGDLYACDHYVYPRYKLGNILNTSISAMADGAEAMKFGNDKRDKLTQYCRECEVRFACNGDCPKHRFTFTPDGDFGLSHLCAGYRMFFNHIDPAMKIMADLYHQRRPSSEIMDIIKKQPNILKGNKVGTASRRG, translated from the coding sequence ATGTCAGTGAGCCAGGCTTCCGCGCCGTTTCACATCATGACCAAGCCCATGGGGCCGCTGTGCAACCTCGACTGCAAGTACTGCTTTTATCTCGAAAAGGAGGGCCTCTTCCCCAGTAACGAGCGCTTTAAGATGCGCCCCGATCTGTTGGAGGCCTATATCCGCGACTACATCGCGGCCCAGCCCGGCCACACCGTGTCCTTTGCCTGGCAGGGTGGGGAGCCGACCTTGGCTGGTGTTAAATTCTTCCGTCAGGTAGTCGAGCTCCAAAGGAAGTACGCCGCCGGGCGCCAGATCGAGAACGCCCTGCAGACCAACGGCACGCTGCTCGATGACGAGTGGTGCGAGTTCCTGGCGCAGGAGGGCTTTCTCGTGGGCATCAGTATCGACGGCCCCGAGCAGCTTCACGATGCCGGGCGTGTGGATAAGCAGGGGCGCTCCAGCTACCGGCAGGTCATCCGTGGTATCGAGATGGCCCGTAAGCACAAGGTCGAGTTTAACACCCTGACCGTGGTCAGCAGTGCAAACGCCGAGCAACCGCTGGAGGTGTACAAGTTTTTGCGAAACATCGGCTCGACCTACATCCAGTTTATCCCGCTGGTCGAGCGTGCCGCTGACGAGGCCTCCGCCGAGCTCGGGCTCAGCCTCGGCCTGCCGCCGGACTTCGATAACCCGCCAGCCCCGCACAAGCCGATCGTGACGAAGTGGACCGTCGACTCCCACGCGTGGGGCCGGTTCCTGTGCAAGATTTTCGACCGCTGGGTCACCCGTGACGTGGGCAAGACCTTCGTGCAGCAGTTCGACGTGTCCCTCGGTAAATGGCTGGGCATGCCCGGCGGCACCTGCGTGCTGGCTGAGACCTGCGGTAAGGCCTTCGCACTGGAGCACAACGGCGATTTGTATGCGTGTGACCACTACGTGTACCCGCGCTACAAGCTGGGCAACATCCTGAATACCTCGATCTCGGCGATGGCCGACGGCGCGGAGGCCATGAAGTTCGGGAACGACAAACGCGACAAGCTCACGCAGTATTGCCGCGAGTGCGAGGTGCGCTTCGCCTGTAACGGCGATTGCCCCAAGCACCGCTTCACCTTTACCCCGGACGGTGATTTCGGGCTCAGCCACCTTTGCGCCGGGTACAGGATGTTCTTCAACCACATCGATCCGGCGATGAAGATCATGGCCGACCTCTACCACCAGCGCCGCCCCTCCTCCGAGATCATGGACATTATCAAGAAGCAGCCCAACATCCTCAAGGGGAACAAAGTCGGGACCGCATCCCGACGAGGCTGA